The following are encoded in a window of Candidatus Binataceae bacterium genomic DNA:
- the tsaE gene encoding tRNA (adenosine(37)-N6)-threonylcarbamoyltransferase complex ATPase subunit type 1 TsaE — protein sequence MSPTRREPGVTASAIFVIESKSAHETKAWGRRLASLLEGGELLGLIGDLGAGKTCFIKGMARGLALREEDILSPSFTLIQEHHGRLPLFHIDLYRLDAASLEDLGLREYLFSAGIAAVEWFERLREAEDLDFLAVRISYAGANARRIEFSATGERHAALIARLRSHFE from the coding sequence ATGAGCCCCACGCGACGCGAACCTGGGGTCACTGCTTCGGCAATTTTCGTAATCGAAAGTAAGTCGGCCCACGAGACTAAAGCATGGGGACGGCGGCTCGCATCGCTGCTCGAAGGCGGAGAACTGCTCGGGTTGATCGGCGACCTGGGTGCCGGCAAGACGTGCTTCATCAAGGGCATGGCCCGGGGTCTCGCCCTTCGCGAAGAGGACATCCTGAGCCCGAGCTTTACGCTTATTCAGGAGCACCACGGACGCTTGCCCCTTTTCCACATCGACCTCTATCGGCTCGACGCGGCTAGCCTCGAGGATCTGGGACTGCGCGAATACCTGTTTTCCGCCGGCATCGCCGCGGTCGAATGGTTTGAGCGTCTGCGCGAGGCAGAAGACCTGGATTTCCTCGCGGTCCGAATCAGCTACGCGGGTGCCAATGCGCGGCGCATCGAATTCAGCGCCACCGGCGAGCGCCACGCCGCGCTGATCGCGCGCCTGCGCAGCCATTTCGAATAA